The genomic segment CGATCACGTCGACGAGCAGGCACTCCGCGAGGCGGTGCTTGCGCATCACGCGCGTGGCCAGCCGCCGACCCTCCTCGGTGAGCTCCAGGTGGCGGTCCGCGGCGACGGACACCAGGCCGTCGCGCTCCATGCGCGCGACCGTCTGGCTCACCGTGGGGCCGCTCTGGTCAAGCCGCTCGGCGATCCGGGCGCGCATGGGGACCACACCTTCCTCCTCCAGCTCGAGGATGGTGCGGAGATACATCTCCGTCGTATCGATCAGTCCGGACATACGTGCCCCTCGAGAGATTCAGCCGGAGGCTTCGACGGCCACACCGGCTTGCTGCGCTGGCCCTGGACCCAATTCTTACGCATCCGACTGACAACCGGGTGATGGCGGGGGAACGACGGCGGTATGACTCCCGTCGGGTGGCCGATTTGTGACCTGGCGCCCCCTTTCTTTTCATCGGTGGGAGAGCTCGGGAGGTTTCGGTGGGGGCGGGTGCGGGTCGTACGTGGCCGGCCGCGCGGTTCCCCGCACCCCTTTTGCGGCACGGGTCGCACCCGGTTACGGCACGGGTCGCACCCGGGGTTCGCAAGGGGCGCGGAGAACTGCGCGACCAACCCCCGCGCGCCCGCAGCCGAAAACGCACCGAGGAAAGCCCGCAGGTACCCTCCGGCCATATTGACACCCCAGTGGTCCAGACCTCTAACGTGATCCGCGACACTGCGGGCCGGCGAGAGGGCTGAGGGGTTCACACATGGACGACGGCACGCCGGGCGGGCGATTCCTCGACGCGGCCATCAGACTGCTGGAGCGCGTGCGGGACGAGGAGAGCGAGACGATCACCGCGGCCGGCGGGATGATCGCGGACACGGTCGCCGACGGAGGCCGGCTCTTCGCCTACGGCGCCGGCCACTCGTCCCTCCCCGCACAGGACCTCGTCTACCGCGCCGGGGGTCTGGCCCTGATGAACCTGCTGGCCGTCCCCGGCGCGGTCGGCGTCGACGTACAGCCCGCCACCCTCGGGTCGGCACTGGAGCGGATCGACGGACTGGCGACCGCCGTCCTCGACACCAGCCCCCTGCGCGCCGGGGACCTGCTCGTGGTGATCTCGCTCTCCGGCCGCAACGCGCTGCCCGTCGAGATGGCCGCGCACGCCCGGGAGCTGGGGGTGAAGGTCATCGGCGTGACCTCGGTCGCCTACGCCACGCAGACCACGTCACGCCACTCCTCCGGCACCTTCCTCAAGGACCACTGCGACCTCGTCCTCGACTCGAAGATCGCGGTCGGCGACGCGGAGCTCACCCTCGAAAGCATCCCCGCGCCCTTCGCCCCAGCCTCCACCGTCGTCACGTCCGCCCTCCTCCAGTCGGTCATGGCCACCGCCGCCGCCTCCCTCGCGGACCGGGGCATCGAGCCGCCCCTGCTCCGCTCCGGGAACGTCGACGGCGGGCTCGACTGGAACGACCGGGTGATGCGGGAGTACGGAGACCGGATCTTCTACCTGCGCTGACTGCACCCCCGGGTTCGTGGGAACACTGAGAAGGGTGAGGAGGAAATCCGGCGTACAACGATTTCGTCCATATCTTGCGCGAAGCAGATGTGGGCTGGGTCACGTTCGAGTTGAATGATGACCAGTGAGCGAAACGAC from the Streptomyces sp. NBC_00310 genome contains:
- a CDS encoding SIS domain-containing protein, with product MDDGTPGGRFLDAAIRLLERVRDEESETITAAGGMIADTVADGGRLFAYGAGHSSLPAQDLVYRAGGLALMNLLAVPGAVGVDVQPATLGSALERIDGLATAVLDTSPLRAGDLLVVISLSGRNALPVEMAAHARELGVKVIGVTSVAYATQTTSRHSSGTFLKDHCDLVLDSKIAVGDAELTLESIPAPFAPASTVVTSALLQSVMATAAASLADRGIEPPLLRSGNVDGGLDWNDRVMREYGDRIFYLR